In Malania oleifera isolate guangnan ecotype guangnan chromosome 8, ASM2987363v1, whole genome shotgun sequence, a single window of DNA contains:
- the LOC131161753 gene encoding alcohol acyltransferase 9 produces MFRSSSPELPDCFYPNKEPNLITPNRQTPTHSLYLSNLDDQRFLRFSIKYIYLFKKSVSSQALQLSLSKLLVDYYPLAGRLRTCEENDDRKLEIDCNGEGAVFAEAFADFTAEEFLEFSRVPNRSWRKLLYRVEARTFLDVPPLVVQVTNLLCGGMILCTAINHCVCDGIGSSQFLQAWAHLTSKPNADVPITPFHSRHVLKPLKPSKVTFTHPGFTKTTPNCHEPVDPTNLKQYLQSQPLVPSSLTFTPAHILRLKRQCVPSLKCTTFEALAVHTWRSWVKSLDLPASRAVKLLFSVNVRGRLEPAAPPGYYGNGFVLACAESTVKEVVNPNLRSGVKLVQEAKSTLTDDYVRSIVDLLEDKTVITDLSSSLVISQWSRLGLEELDFGDGKPLHMGPLGSDIYCLFLPVAGDGDAVRVQVSMPESVVDRFEYYMGNIWVGEEINGDVGNGRDDPLVGNGLI; encoded by the exons ATGTTCAGGTCATCGTCTCCGGAGCTCCCGGACTGTTTCTATCCAAACAAGGAACCAAACTTAATCACTCCGAACCGGCAGACCCCAACCCATTCCTTGTACCTATCCAACCTGGACGACCAGAGGTTCCTCAGATTCTCCATCAAATACATCTACCTCTTCAAGAAATCCGTAAGCTCCCAAGCCCTccaactctctctctccaaaCTCCTGGTGGATTACTACCCACTCGCCGGCAGGTTGAGAACTTGCGAGGAAAACGATGATCGGAAGCTGGAGATTGACTGTAATGGCGAGGGCGCCGTCTTCGCCGAAGCCTTCGCTGATTTCACCGCCGAGGAGTTTCTAGAATTTTCCAGAGTGCCAAACAGGTCCTGGAGGAAGCTTCTGTATCGAGTGGAAGCTCGCACCTTCTTGGATGTCCCTCCTCTTGTAGTTCAG GTGACGAATCTCCTCTGCGGAGGAATGATCCTGTGCACCGCCATCAATCATTGTGTGTGCGACGGCATAGGCTCGTCGCAGTTCCTCCAAGCATGGGCCCACCTCACTTCCAAACCAAACGCCGACGTTCCAATCACACCCTTCCACAGCCGCCACGTGTTAAAGCCCCTCAAACCCTCAAAAGTTACCTTCACTCACCCCGGGTTTACCAAAACTACCCCCAACTGTCACGAGCCCGTGGACCCCACCAACCTGAAACAGTACCTGCAGTCGCAGCCCCTGGTGCCCTCCTCCTTAACCTTCACCCCCGCCCATATCCTGCGCCTCAAGAGGCAGTGCGTGCCGTCGCTAAAATGCACCACCTTCGAGGCTCTGGCCGTTCACACGTGGCGCTCTTGGGTTAAGTCTCTGGACCTGCCGGCGTCGCGCGCCGTCAAGCTCCTTTTCTCCGTCAACGTCAGAGGCAGGCTAGAGCCGGCGGCGCCTCCGGGGTATTACGGGAACGGGTTCGTGCTAGCGTGCGCCGAGAGCACCGTGAAGGAGGTAGTGAATCCTAACTTGCGCAGCGGGGTGAAGCTGGTGCAGGAGGCTAAATCGACTCTGACGGATGACTACGTAAGGTCCATCGTGGATTTGTTGGAGGACAAAACGGTAATAACGGACCTTTCTTCGAGTTTGGTGATATCGCAGTGGTCGAGATTGGGATTAGAAGAGTTGGATTTTGGGGATGGGAAGCCCTTGCACATGGGGCCTCTGGGGAGCGACATTTACTGTTTGTTTTTACCGGTGGCCGGGGACGGCGACGCCGTGAGAGTGCAGGTGTCGATGCCGGAGAGCGTGGTGGACAGATTTGAGTATTACATGGGAAATATTTGGGTTGGAGAGGAAATTAATGGTGACGTGGGAAATGGACGTGACGATCCATTAGTGGGAAATGGGTTGATTTGA